Proteins encoded together in one Mycobacterium simiae window:
- the rplO gene encoding 50S ribosomal protein L15 — translation MTIKLHDLKPAPGSKTPRTRVGRGEGSKGKTAGRGTKGTKARKNVPTTFEGGQMPIHMRLPKLKGFKNRFRTEYEIVNVGDIARLFPEGGAIGIAELVAKGAVRKNSLVKVLGDGDLTVKVEVSAHKFSGSAREKITAAGGSATEVS, via the coding sequence GTGACCATCAAGCTGCACGACCTCAAGCCCGCTCCCGGGTCGAAGACGCCGCGGACCCGCGTCGGTCGCGGCGAGGGATCCAAGGGTAAGACCGCCGGTCGCGGTACCAAGGGCACCAAGGCACGCAAGAACGTGCCGACCACCTTCGAGGGTGGTCAGATGCCGATCCACATGCGGCTGCCCAAGCTCAAGGGATTCAAGAACCGATTCCGCACCGAGTACGAGATCGTCAATGTCGGTGACATCGCCCGGCTGTTCCCCGAAGGCGGTGCCATCGGCATCGCGGAACTGGTCGCCAAGGGTGCGGTCCGCAAGAACTCGTTGGTGAAGGTCCTGGGCGACGGCGACCTGACCGTCAAGGTCGAGGTGTCCGCGCACAAGTTCAGCGGCAGCGCCCGCGAGAAGATCACCGCCGCCGGCGGCTCGGCCACCGAGGTCTCCTAA
- the rpmD gene encoding 50S ribosomal protein L30 — protein MSQLKITQVRSTIGARWKQRESLRTLGLRRIRHSVVREDNPQTRGLIAVVSHLVEVESAPEGKTQ, from the coding sequence ATGAGCCAGTTGAAAATCACCCAGGTGCGCAGCACCATCGGTGCCCGCTGGAAGCAGCGTGAGAGCCTGCGCACCTTGGGCCTGCGACGGATTCGCCATTCGGTGGTTCGCGAGGACAACCCACAGACCCGCGGGCTGATCGCCGTGGTGAGCCACCTCGTCGAGGTGGAGTCGGCGCCTGAAGGGAAAACACAGTGA
- the rpsE gene encoding 30S ribosomal protein S5: MAEQSAGGQGAPDSRDGRDSRDSRDGRGRRDGGRGRDRDGDKSNYLERVVAINRVSKVVKGGRRFSFTALVIVGDGAGMVGVGYGKAKEVPAAIAKGVEEARKGFFRVPLIGGTITHPVQGEAAAGVVLLRPASPGTGVIAGGAARAVLECAGVHDILAKSLGSDNAINVVHATVAALKLLQRPEEVAARRGLPIEDVAPAGMLKARRESEALAATAAREGTAQ; this comes from the coding sequence ATGGCGGAGCAGTCCGCTGGAGGCCAAGGCGCTCCGGACAGCCGCGACGGCCGCGATTCCCGCGATTCCCGTGACGGCCGGGGTCGGCGCGACGGCGGCCGTGGCCGCGACCGCGACGGCGACAAGAGCAACTATCTCGAGCGGGTCGTTGCCATCAATCGTGTTTCCAAGGTGGTCAAGGGTGGTCGGCGATTCAGCTTCACCGCCCTGGTCATCGTGGGTGACGGCGCCGGCATGGTCGGCGTCGGCTACGGCAAGGCCAAGGAGGTTCCGGCCGCGATCGCCAAGGGTGTGGAAGAGGCACGTAAGGGCTTCTTCCGGGTCCCGCTGATCGGCGGAACTATCACGCACCCGGTGCAGGGCGAGGCGGCCGCCGGGGTGGTGCTGCTCCGCCCGGCCAGCCCGGGTACCGGTGTGATCGCCGGTGGGGCGGCCCGTGCCGTGCTGGAATGCGCTGGGGTGCACGACATCCTGGCCAAGTCGCTGGGCAGCGACAACGCGATCAACGTGGTGCACGCCACGGTGGCCGCGCTCAAGTTGCTGCAGCGCCCGGAGGAGGTGGCCGCACGCCGCGGTCTGCCGATCGAGGATGTCGCCCCCGCCGGGATGCTCAAGGCACGACGTGAAAGCGAAGCGCTGGCTGCAACTGCCGCGCGCGAGGGAACGGCACAGTAA
- the rplR gene encoding 50S ribosomal protein L18, giving the protein MGQSVSATRRVSRLRRHARLRKKISGTPQRPRLVVNRSARHIHVQLVNDENGTTVAAASSIEADVRGLDGDKKSRSVRVGQLIAERAKAAGIDSVVFDRGGYTYGGRIAALADAARENGLKF; this is encoded by the coding sequence GTGGGGCAGAGCGTATCTGCAACTCGCCGGGTCTCTCGGCTGCGTCGGCACGCCCGCCTGCGTAAGAAGATCTCGGGCACCCCGCAGCGCCCGCGGTTGGTGGTGAACCGCTCCGCACGGCATATCCACGTCCAACTGGTCAACGACGAGAACGGCACCACGGTGGCCGCCGCTTCGTCGATCGAGGCCGACGTGCGTGGCCTGGACGGGGACAAGAAATCCCGCAGCGTGCGGGTCGGCCAGTTGATCGCCGAGCGCGCAAAGGCCGCCGGCATCGACAGCGTGGTGTTCGACCGTGGCGGATACACCTACGGCGGACGGATCGCGGCCCTGGCGGATGCCGCCCGCGAGAACGGATTGAAATTCTGA